The Eremothecium cymbalariae DBVPG#7215 chromosome 7, complete sequence genome contains the following window.
GTCTTGCTGaggaatatttggattttaCTTATAAGAGTCCCACGGTGTACCATATTGTGGACTACTTTTCCAAGGAGTTAGACAGGGCTGGATTCACGTACTTGAACGAAAAGGCGGTGTGGCCAAAATTAAGGAGTGGTAAGTACTACACGATTAGGAACGGCGGAACTTTGGCTGCGTTCATATTGGGCGAGCATTGGGATGTCAGTAAGGGTGTTGGTATTATTGCATCGCATGTTGATTCGCTGACTGCCAAATTGAAGCCTGCTTCAAAGAAGAGTACTGTAAATGGGTATGAGTTGCTTGGAGTAGCCCCCTACGGTGGTGCTTTGGGTAACGTGTGGTTTGACAGAGATTTGGGTATCGGAGGGAGAGTCTTGGTCAAGGACCTCAATACTGGGAAGGTGGAAGCACGTCTTGTTGATTCTACTCCTCATCCAATTGCTAGAATCCCAACATTAGCCCCTCACTTTGGTGAACCATCTGTCGGGCCCTTTGACCTTGAAAACCAGGCTGTGCCTGTGATTGGGTTCGTTGCCGGTGGTGAATATGGAGGCTGCGAGTCAGCTAACAGCTACGACGTGTTGGACGAGCAAAAGTCTCCGCTTTACGGAAAACATTCCATTCATCTCTTGCGTTATATCGCTGAACTCGCTGACGTTAAGGTTTCTCAATTGATTCAATTGGAGCTCGAACTCTTCGACGTGCAACATGGTACTTTCGGCGGTCTCAAGAAAGAATTTATCTTTGCCCCCAGAGTGGACGACGTAATATGCTCTTTCTCCGCAATACACTCTCTCATTGGCTTCGCTAGCGAAGCAAACCTCCATGATGACTTCTTCAACGCCGTCGTCCTATTCGACAACGAGGAAATCGGCTCCCTCAGCAGACAAGGCGCTAAAGGCGGCTTGCTCTCCTCCGTCGTCGAAAGGGTCATTTCCAACCTCCACCAACAGCCCTCCCTCTCCCGCACGGCGTTCGCAAACTCCTTGATCCTCTCTTCTGATGTCACCCATCTCTTCAACCCCAACTTCCCCGAAGTCTACCTCGAACACCATTCCCCACTTCCAAACGTCGGTCCCACAATCCACTTAGACCCAAACGGCCACATGGCCACAGGCCCCGTCGGCACCTGCATCCTCGAGGAACTAGCTGCCATCAACGATGACAAGCTTCAGTACTTCCAATGCAAAAACAACTCCCGCTCCGGCAGCACCATAGGCCCCTCCATCGCGGCACAAACGGGCGCCAGAACCATCGACATCGGAATCCCTCAACTCTCCATGCACAGCACCAGAGCCGTCGTTGGATCCAGAGATATTGGCCTCGCCGTCAAGTTCTTCCGCGGATTCTTCAGAAATTGGCGACGCACCTACGACCAGTTTGGAGATTTGTAACCTGACTTACATAACATGAAGCAGGCAGGAGGACCAAAAATCTCGGTAACTATATAGCCCCCCTCCCCGACGCCTGTTCCAACTATGTACCTCTTCACCAAATGTACCTATATCTCTACACTACATATGATACCAATCTACCCATCTTTATACCAAACTCCCCTCATAACCGATCCATCCCACGCTGCCCCCATCCCACCCAGGCCCTTCCCATGGTCGGCTACATGTCAACTTTTCCTTCACAGAAACGGAGCTGTCCGTCGTTTCCGTCACCCCATCGCTAACCCTGCTCTGGTGAAACAAACTTCCTAAAAGTGCCTTTACACATATCATAACCGTTTCTTCTTCGAGCCTCCACGCCCATTCAACCGTACCAGCAAAATCGTCTTctacaaaatataaattcTTGCACCTACTTATCGTCTCCTCCAGACTATCTCGAACTAAACTTCGCCAACGTCCCCCCTCATGCCGCCCCCAGCGCATCATGCAGAGAAACGCTAGGGGCACTACAGGCACTCGAAAACGCCTTTGACGAACCTTCTTACAACCACTATCCCCCATTGCTTTTGTAAATTATCCTAATTAAACATCCTAACTACTAGATCTCTAAGAAAAAGCCAGCAAACCACcccaaaaaagaaatatccTCCATAATGACCCTCCACATACCGAGAGAAACGACTATTCCATCGTAGATAGAGCAAGAAACACAAAATCAGAAACACCACGTAGGATTTCTGCCTTGACTAATGAAAGACCgatttttgtatatattctatatatatttatgcTTATTCAAAAAGGTTGGGTTTCTCTCTCAGGGTTTTCTACGATATCGGTTGGGTTTTTGTATAGAGTTTCCATTGTGGGTGTCACCAGCATTGTAATACTCTAAGATATTATAACAagagaatatatatatatattgcaAAGAGGTTTTTTAGTACTATATTAATAGCTGGTACGATCATCTACAGCAAGCAGGCACGCAGTATTCGCAGTTCTATCGGGAGCATCGGTAGAAAGAGACACACCAAAGAGACAGTATTATCATCACATTAATACTTTTGCTTGGGGATTATTGGTTTTTGTTCTGAGTATAAAGAGAGGAACAAGAAGGAAGTTGATATATCATCGTAAAGCGAATTtgagaaatatatatatatatatatatacagagACACAGAATACAGAGAGGAAGAAAAGCAGTGAAAGCAGTGAAAGCAGTGAAGGCAGAGGTACCGATTGATAATAATGTGTGgtatttttggttattgCAATTTTTTGGTTGAGAAGAGTCGGGGGGAGATCATAGAGACTTTAGTGGAGGGTCTTCAGAGGTTAGAGTATCGTGGGTATGATTCTACTGGTATTGCGATTGATGGGGATGAAGCAGATGAGACGTTTATCTTCAAGCAGATTGGCAAGGTTTTGGCGTTGCAGAAAGAGATTGATGATATGCAGCCGCGGCGGGATGTCAGGTTTGTTTCTCATTGTGGCATAGCGCATACGCGGTGGGCCACGCACGGGCAGCCTAGACAGGTGAACTGTCATCCGCAAAGATCAGATGATGGGAATGAGTTTGTTATTGTGCATAATGGTATAATCACGAATTTCAGGGAGTTGAAGACTCTTCTAGTTAATAAGGGATATGAGTTTGAGTCTGATACGGACACAGAGTGCATTGCAAAGTTGTTTAAGCATTTGTACCATacgaatttgaaaaatgggCATGAGCTTGATTTCCACGAGTTGTCGAAACAGGTGTTGTTGGAGTTGGAGGGGTCGTATGGGTTGCTATGTCGGTCTTCTCGGTATCCCGGGGAGGTGATTGCTACGCGTAAGGGGTCGCCCTTGTTGATAGGTGTTAAGTCTGAGAGGCGGTTGAAGGTGgattttgttgatgttgaGTTTCCTGACACTAATAAGGCGGCAGAAGTGCCATTGTCTTCTAATAATGGTGACAGTAACAATCGTCATAACGATCACCATAAGGCTAATGGGGACGGGCATGCTAATTTGTTCCCGCTTACGACGGGAAATGAATCTGGTTTGAGACATTCGCAATCCAGAGCGTTCCTTTCTGAAGATGGGGTGCCTAACCCAGTGGAGTTCTTTTTGTCTTCTGATGCTGCCTCTGTTATAAAGCACACCAAGAAGGTTTTGTTCTTGGAGGACGATGATATTGCGCACATCTACGATGGTGAGCTACATATCCACAGGTCTAGGAGAGAGGTTGGTGCCTCGGCTACAAGATCCATCCAAACGCTAGAGATGGAATTGGCCCAAATCATGAAGGGCCCATACAAGCATTTTATGCAAAAGGAAATTTTCGAACAACCAGAGTCTACTTTGAACACAATGAGAGGTAGGATCGACTTTGAAAACAATACCGTCATGCTTGGTGGTTTGAAGTCTTGGTTGCCTGCTATTAGGAATGCCCGCCGCTTAACTATGATTGCCTGTGGTACATCCTACCACTCCTGTCTGGCTACTAGAGCGATTTTCGAAGAGCTCTCTGAGATTCCAGTTAGTATTGAGTTGGCTTCCGACTTTATGGATAGACGATGCCCCGTGTTCAGAGACGATGTTTGCATCTTTGTATCCCAATCTGGAGAAACCGCGGACACCATGTTGGCTTTGAACTATTGTATCGAAAGAGGTGCTTTGACCGTCGGTATAGTAAATAGCGTTGGTTCTTCTATTTCTAGAGTCACGCACTGTGGTGTGCATATCAATGCCGGTCCAGAAATTGGCGTTGCATCTACGAAAGCTTACACCTCGCAATATATCGCTTTGGTAATGTTGGCCTTGTCTTTATCTGATGATAGGGTCTCTAGAATAGAAAGGagaaaagaaatcattcagggtttgaagaaaatcCCAGATCAAATTAAAGAAGTGTTACAACTTGAACGCCAAATCAAACAGCTATGTGAAAATGAACTCTGCAACCAAAAATCTTTGTTGCTATTAGGTAGAGGTTACCAATTTGCCTCAGCTTTGGAAGGTGCCCTCAAGATTAAGGAAATTTCCTACATGCATTCCGAAGGTGTCTTAGCAGGCGAGTTAAAACATGGTGTCTTAGCCTTGGTTGATGAACATCTTCCTATCATCGCATTTGGAACTAGAGACTCCTTATTCCCCAAAGTCGTCTCCTCCATCGAGCAAGTTACTGCTAGAAAGGGCCGCCCAATCATCATTTGTAATGAAAACGATGATGTATGGACCAAAAAAGCAGCATCCAGCAACTTGGTAACACTAGAAGTCCCCCTAACCGTAGACTGCCTACAAGGTCTACTAAACATTATACCCTTGCAGCTAACAGCGTACTGGTTAGCCGTTAATAACGGCATTGATGTTGATTTCCCAAGGAATTTGGCCAAATCTGTTACCGTTGAATGAACTTCTTCGCTGCCAGCGCCAGTCAGCAGCAGCGCACACAGTCTTCCttaaaaatatgatatataaaaataaaaaatacaCACTAAACAAACATCGTACAGCCCACTATCCCTGCCCCCCGGCGTCACTTGCAAACCCACCAGTGCTCTCATTATAAACAAGAATCCGAAATCATCGTTTCTTGCTATACCAGTTTTATTATAGTAGTAGTATTTAACTCAttgattttaatatttatacAACAACGCTTATTATCTCTCTCACGGGCCCTCGCTGTCCGGCCAAATTTTCCCGAAACCTCCCACATATATTCCTCCATATCGCTGCCCCTTGAGAAACACCATCAGACAGCTAATATCGCTCTATTTGTGGTCTAGATCTCATCTTTTGGTCCCCATGTTCGCAGGTTTCGCTCTTTCGTCACTGTCGTCCGTAGCGACGTGAAACTTTCGACAgcaaaaa
Protein-coding sequences here:
- the APE1 gene encoding metalloaminopeptidase APE1 (similar to Ashbya gossypii ABL035C) yields the protein MSDINEQVLATQEALKMIQKSLVQMHMGQANAGVQTSYDEDQKKIFEKHQMTSYSNNRHYVSLAEEYLDFTYKSPTVYHIVDYFSKELDRAGFTYLNEKAVWPKLRSGKYYTIRNGGTLAAFILGEHWDVSKGVGIIASHVDSLTAKLKPASKKSTVNGYELLGVAPYGGALGNVWFDRDLGIGGRVLVKDLNTGKVEARLVDSTPHPIARIPTLAPHFGEPSVGPFDLENQAVPVIGFVAGGEYGGCESANSYDVLDEQKSPLYGKHSIHLLRYIAELADVKVSQLIQLELELFDVQHGTFGGLKKEFIFAPRVDDVICSFSAIHSLIGFASEANLHDDFFNAVVLFDNEEIGSLSRQGAKGGLLSSVVERVISNLHQQPSLSRTAFANSLILSSDVTHLFNPNFPEVYLEHHSPLPNVGPTIHLDPNGHMATGPVGTCILEELAAINDDKLQYFQCKNNSRSGSTIGPSIAAQTGARTIDIGIPQLSMHSTRAVVGSRDIGLAVKFFRGFFRNWRRTYDQFGDL
- the GFA1 gene encoding glutamine--fructose-6-phosphate transaminase (isomerizing) GFA1 (similar to Ashbya gossypii ABL036C); this encodes MCGIFGYCNFLVEKSRGEIIETLVEGLQRLEYRGYDSTGIAIDGDEADETFIFKQIGKVLALQKEIDDMQPRRDVRFVSHCGIAHTRWATHGQPRQVNCHPQRSDDGNEFVIVHNGIITNFRELKTLLVNKGYEFESDTDTECIAKLFKHLYHTNLKNGHELDFHELSKQVLLELEGSYGLLCRSSRYPGEVIATRKGSPLLIGVKSERRLKVDFVDVEFPDTNKAAEVPLSSNNGDSNNRHNDHHKANGDGHANLFPLTTGNESGLRHSQSRAFLSEDGVPNPVEFFLSSDAASVIKHTKKVLFLEDDDIAHIYDGELHIHRSRREVGASATRSIQTLEMELAQIMKGPYKHFMQKEIFEQPESTLNTMRGRIDFENNTVMLGGLKSWLPAIRNARRLTMIACGTSYHSCLATRAIFEELSEIPVSIELASDFMDRRCPVFRDDVCIFVSQSGETADTMLALNYCIERGALTVGIVNSVGSSISRVTHCGVHINAGPEIGVASTKAYTSQYIALVMLALSLSDDRVSRIERRKEIIQGLKKIPDQIKEVLQLERQIKQLCENELCNQKSLLLLGRGYQFASALEGALKIKEISYMHSEGVLAGELKHGVLALVDEHLPIIAFGTRDSLFPKVVSSIEQVTARKGRPIIICNENDDVWTKKAASSNLVTLEVPLTVDCLQGLLNIIPLQLTAYWLAVNNGIDVDFPRNLAKSVTVE
- a CDS encoding uncharacterized protein (no homolog in Ashbya gossypii), which translates into the protein MGDSGCKKVRQRRFRVPVVPLAFLCMMRWGRHEGGRWRSLVRDSLEETISRCKNLYFVEDDFAGTVEWAWRLEEETVMICVKALLGSLFHQSRVSDGVTETTDSSVSVKEKLTCSRPWEGPGWDGGSVGWIGYEGSLV